Part of the Salminus brasiliensis chromosome 2, fSalBra1.hap2, whole genome shotgun sequence genome, tttgtttgtttgtttgtttgtttgttttttggtccAATAGGACAATTCTTTATGAAGAGCTAAACCAACTAATGTGTATAAATTCTATTTTCCTATTATAAAAACATGGTTTctgatgtatttattataatccTCAGTCCTCTGATAACAGGTTTAAATTTTAAATAGAACAGGCCTCACTGAATGGCTGGAAATCAGTGTGCAGTAGTATTTTGTGTAAATCAGAATGGGACTAATGTAACAAAGTGACTGaggtatatttaaaaacaacgGGTCTAGTCACGTGTTCAGTCGTTTGCGCATTTACTGCGCATCAGTAAAAACGCGGATGAAAGCTTTGGGCTTAAATGAAGCCCGGTTTGAATGGGAGGGAGCCGTCGCTGCATTCATGATTTCTCGTCGTGTTTGTTTACCGTAATTTATATTTtcaccactatatatatatatatatatcactacTGTTGCTTAAAAATACACATGTTGATCAGATTCTCTGTTTTAAACtattttggggggaaaaaaacattttcgtCTCCACAAATTATTCAGCATTTTAAGTCGTTGTATTATTCACTGGTGTGTCCACACAGAGCCACAGCTACAGGCTGGTATCGACAGATTCACACAAAAGTATCTGAGAAAACGATTTACTCGCTTATTAAGTCGTTTTTAAACGCAGTGTCCTGACATGCGGGTCCCTCTCGCGCCTGCACACACTGCCGTCCCTGTCCCCTCAGTTAGCCTATTTGTCCTCACCCTTTCACTGGCAACCAATCCCAGCTCAGGGATATTCATAGCCAATCCAATCGCAGAGGGCGAGATTCGTCGGAGTACTGgtggattaaaaaaacaacGCCGCGTGCTGCTCCTTTACCCACTGCTGTCCAATCGAAGTCGTGGACGGAGGCGCTCATTTAAATATCAATAGACCGTTCGTCCAATCAGGGCGCGGCTCCGTCACGGCAGGACAGCCGTCCAAAGCGAGACGAGCTGATTCTAAAACAATTTAACAGCCCTGCTGAGGGGAGGGAGCAGAGGGGAAGGGGGGCAACGTAAAtctcattacccacctgacaaGACCCTCAAAGCCTCAGACAAGAAGCTGACAGCTCTCGGATGTCCCCTGCATGGCCCAAAAGAAGAGAAACTACGCCCGTGTCAGGATCAGAAGATCTTTTTGGATTACGGCGGTGAGGTCCGATGTAGCTTACGGTTATGAGTCGAGTGTTACCGGAGCGCTCGCGCCCTCCCTGCTCTTTTAAATGAGGCGGTCATGGAGAAGAGCAGCAGCTGGTCGCGGTTACTTCACCTCTTCTTCCTCGCGCTCCTCTCTTCTCAGCCGCTCTGCTGCCAAGGAAGCTGGATGTAAGTAGTACAACATCTCTTTTTTCTCACCCTTCTTTGAGATGTGTAGTTGTGGGCAGTTTGTCGAAATTAGCCCAGGTAGAGAGGAGACAATGCCCCTTCTCTCCCTTCTCCTGCCCGGCTCTTCATGGCTCTCCACGACGCTCCACACCGCAGGTGGCTGGGCATCACGTCCGTCGGAGTGTCGGAGAAGACCGGCTGCGCTAACCTGCCCCTCTCCGCCAAGCAGAAGGACGTGTGTCGCCGGAAGCCCTACCTGCTCGCGAGCGTGGCGGAGGGCGCGCGCCTGGGCGTCTCCGAGTGCAGGACACAGTTCAGGCACGAGCGCTGGAACTGCAGCACGACGCGCGAGCCGCCGGGCTTCGGCAACGAGCTCACGAGCGGTGAGAACACAACCGGACACACACCACATTATACGTTATATATCTTTGCATGCTCGATTTTTAGCGTTTGCTTTCGTTTCTCGTTATTTAATTCGTTCCGTTTTCTTACTTTCGTTTTGTAATTTATTCGTTATTTTTTCGTTCGTTTgttttattgcctttttgttttttgtgtttttacttcTCACATTTTTTTTCCCGTTACACATTTCCAGGGACATTACTGAAAAGATGGGAGTCCTAATTTTGACGTCTTACTTGGTGACCAGCCACTCgattaatacattaaataaattaattaaatgctaaaattaaattaaattaaattaagattAATTCTAAACACGACAGTGAGCTGTACTGTCTTTCTTAATAGCATAAATAAATACGAAAAATAAATATGCTAAATGTTGCATCTGAATAATTTGTACTTTATATTTGCAAACAAACTGATGAATGAAGTCTTCAGCGTTCTCCGTATGTAGTAATTCATTTTATGCGTatgtatttttctcattttttaataGATGTATTTGATTTGACTCTTGTATGAACCGTTAGTGCCAGGGTCTAAAACCTGGATGGTTGTTAGAGTGAGGGCTGCTCTCCAGCTCACTTGGCTCTGCGCACTCACAGATAGGTTTCCTAAACATGCTCGAAGTGGTCAGTCGGAGCAGACAAGCAGCAGGACAGCACATCTGCTTCACTTTAAGCAGCGCTCAGCGTGAACCGCCTCCACAGTTCAGCGCTAGACGGAAGCACGAGTAGCCTCTTCGGTTTAATCTGAGGGGATTAGAGCCGTTACAGTGGTTACATTTTTACAGTCTATTTATAGCCTCTCAGAGTGCTAAAAGTGTcccaaaagagagagggaaaaacagTAGATCCAGGCTTGCATTTAAATCGACATGCGTAAAGGCCAGTTTAGTCCAGGGCTAAGACACGGCTGATACACTTTCATTCATCAAGCTCAAGTGTGAGTGCATGGACACTAACCTATTTTCTGTATCATCCTAATGTTTAAGCCCAAGGTGCAAGGGCATATGGGTAATCCATTTCAACTTGGTGGGGTTGGGGTTgagagggggtgggggttaGTCCATTTTAGCTTGACTCTACTGACCCCTGCTCCACTCATCACAGCCAGATTCTGTGATGTTAGAAGAGCGTTTACTGTCTGATGTGCTTCAACCTTCCTCATGCCGTTTTCCacactcgtgtgtgtgtgtgtgtgtgtgtgtgtgtgtgtgtgtggtagattGGACGAGTCAGTGTAAGACTTTAAACATCACTGACCGTTAAACCAACTTTTCTTGACCTGCTATAAATCAGCATGTAAGAAGGCTTGACCACATGATCCTATAGCATCTGTCAGTCATCATCTGCTTTAAAAAAGGAAGCTACAAAGggcaaaaaaatgttttttttgttccaaaaagaatcatttttgtaaaagaaataaacacgatatgtctaaatgtttgtggacacccttctctggaatgactgtGCTCCATCCTGTAATTCTGGGATGAGTaagggagtttgggatgagctgggatcctgatcatccatcatcctgacctcactaacgctcttgttgctgaatgcaaccaaatcctcacatcaattcTCCataatctagtggaaagccttccctgaactgtagagacagttaatccaactagcaaaaaagcttttgttttaataccctttaataaactgaatgaacaggtgtcccaatacttttgtccataaagtgtgaATAACCTTTTAGGTTTACAGAAGCCAAtgttaaggttctttaccaatgtgaaggtTACCACATGTAGGAAGCTGGCTGCATAGCCTTTTAATACTCCTCTATAAAATCCTGACCAGTCCTTTCTGTCTACACTTAGGTAAAGGCTGCTTTTCCATTGAAATTTCATCCATCTTGGTAGCTCTCTGCATGATTACTTTTCCAGGTGCCTACCAggcatatgtatgtgtgtatatatatatatatatatatatatatatatatatttatataattccTCCAGTGCATTTGCCCATATGTGGGTACAATTACACACGTGGCAAACCCTGACTAAATGATCCTGATCACAAGTAATCCTCTGACTTTTCTACATCATTGGCTTAGATTccttattcttatttatttacttaatttccAGGGTCTGCTCTGGTTGTTAGCCCTTAAACTACATATGTTATTGATTTATGTATTAATTGTTAGACATATTATTCATATCTGCTTTGACTATTCTGTAGATACTATAAAATAACTAACTGCTATCAAATCAGACTGATCTCTGTGTCATTCACCCGCAGGGACAAAAGAGACAGCGTTCATCTACGCTATAATGGCTGCAGGCTTGGTGCACGCAGTCACCCGCTCGTGCAGTGCGGGGAACATGACAGAGTGTTCATGCGACACCACCCTGGGCGGCAGTGGCTCGCCCACTGAGGGCTGGCACTGGGGCGGCTGCTCTGACGACATCGCCTATGGGACGTGGTTCAGCCGTCGCTTCATCGACAACATGCCCAAGAACACCTCGTCTCGCGGAGACGACACCCTGCTCGTCATGAACCAGCATAACAGCGAGGCAGGGAGACAGGtgagagtcacacacacaatgaccTCACAGGGGTACCTTATTAACCCTCCTTGTTTTTCcctatagtagtagtagtggtagctaatgtttgtaaaaaagcatacactatatgtccaaatctttgtggacaccccttctaatgaactactttaagttgctcccattgctgaaacagcaatgaagccccccagctgtggagcagtagaactgtgttctctggaatgatggatggggtTTCATTCAGTActttgggaatgaggtggggtggtaatcatccaacatcctgacctcactaactgtCTTGTCACTGACATCTGAAAAACCCCTTTAGCGTCAGAATGGTCCTTTGAGTTAAACGATcctgtatagaaccactgcctttactgaagaacccttaaaagaGTGTAAGTGTAAAAAGCTGCATTACATCCTgttaaggcttattacacactaaggtgtattattcagtagctacagggacttctgtacaaactggtggagctgttctctggtaatagaggtatgtaaaaacacagttaaacCAGGCATGTTTTGATTGTCTTTGCAGTGAAGTGCACAGTTGGTCGATGTTCTTTAAGTACATACAACATACTCGACATACAAAAAGCATAACGTTGAAATTATGAtaaaaaataacagtaaatTATTACTGCAATGCCCACATCTAGTTCAGGCTGCTGGTTTGTGCCTGCAAGAGTGTGTTTAAAGATtcggagagagacagaaagagagagctttGGGGCGGGGGGGTGTGTGGGGGCAATGCTAATTCACACTAATATGAGTAAATATGTAAGGCGTGACAGACTGGAGAATGTCTGTCTTAACCCATTCACTCAAACGAATTCCTGATATGCACACGCATTATATAAACACTACTTCTTCTCAAAAGCAACAGCTTCGCTGCTGTTCTGTGTATCAGTTGGCTTTTTGTGTAAACCAGTCTAATCTCTCTGGCCCTAGCTAAGCACTTCTGCACTGCAGCACACCTCCAGCTTCGGCTGTGTGCTCCATTTCTTCCTCCCCATCGCTGGACACGGCCAGCAAAGAATGCAGATGACCACTAACGCTCTGGAATGTGCCATTGCTTGTGCCACTGCGTGACTTGATGAATGCGCCTCGCAAATGTTCTTTCTGCCTGACAACAGAAATCGTTTTTAAAACCTGGCGAATAATGACTAATAAAAACGGACTGCTGTAACTCCAGCAATTTGTCTGTCAAATGAGTTACACTCCTCCTTCCGAGTCTGTTCTCCATTAATGGGAGAGGTTTACATTCGCCAGTTGGAAATTAGAGGACAGATTTGCGCTGAATTCCTCGGGCTTGCTTGCGAATCGCTCAAGAGAGTTTACAGACACTCGACACCACGGCTTTGGTTTGGAACTGCCGAGCATCGTATAGAGTTTAGAGCAGGATGCGAGGTCTCATCAATGCGTCCGCCAAACAGATCAACCAGCTCCACATGGGCTTAGAATCGCACAAGTTCACAGCTTTCCCATTGTCCTGTGGCCCCAGCAGGCGTGGTGGTTAAGAGAGAGTAAATTCTCCCCCTGACTGACATTTATTCCAGTGTTTTGCATCCAGTTCAGGATGTCTGCTGGAGTGTATTGTGTAAGATTTGGCGTGCAGTGCCTTCTTCCTTGAGGGTGTGTTTGTATCGTTATTCACACGTTGGGAATCAGCTTTCTAAATATTTTACCCAGTCCAAAAAACCTTCAGAAATATAGAGAACAATACACTGCCTCTCAAACCTGGTTTGTCAGCATGTTTATCAGCACATGTTAACATGTTTGAATTGTGAATATGAGCTCAGAAAGGAAATAGGTAAACCGGTTAATAGGTAAAAATCTCATTAGCTGTTGTAACTGCTGCAcagtttctctacagggaaCGTCAATCATTCAAAGCCATCGTCAGAGAAACTCTGCAGGACAACTTTTTCCCAGCCCAGACTTTAAAGAGCTgagctaaaaaaataaagagcttTTTGGGGCTGGATTCACAGAGATTTCTTAAGAAAGAaagatgtgcttttttttttaactttatgCTTATAGTTCAATTGATATTCTTTCAAAATATTTCACAATTTGATTCTTGTTTTTAACTTTTCTCTTAAGACTTAAGATTCTCAGAACAATTGAAAATGTATACTTTTAAATATTTGCTTAACCTTCACCTCACACTTGTCTTTTTAAGAGTAGGTCAGCCTCTAGTAGGTCAGACTCTAAAACAATGTTTAAATTGTTACATTTCTAGAATGAATGTCTGATTTAACTGGATTAAATCTAAATACGGAAAATTCACTTTAAGCTTGTGTTTACTCAAAATGTTTGAACACTTACTCAAACTTTTTTCTTCAATTTTGTTTCCCACTGTACAGATTTACCTAATTATAGGACATTTCTAAATATTATTTGGCATTGTTTATGATAAACTGTGAAATACAGCATAAATGCTGCATGTTACAATtctcctaaataaataaataaataaataaataaaacaaggaCGAGTGTCTTAGAAAGAGCTTTTTTTCTCAAATTAAGCAAATTAAGACTTTCTTAAGAGAATATATCGGAACTTCTTAAGAATTTTTGGAGAATTGTATTTttgaatatttataaatattcttTGTGCTTTTCTTAAGATCCCTTGTAATTCTTCTTAAATAACCACACTATCCAATAGTTGTCCCGAAGCTGTTTGAGTCTTATTtctgaaactgaaaaacataaaatacacacaaacaaaatgacAACACTGCAGGGTAGCATGATGAGGTAAATCAGAGCTAAGGCCACAGCGTCACTGTCGGTTTTAAGTTGAAGAAACAGCAATATTTTCACAGTACCGGCTGAAGGGTCTTGCCGTGGAATAGTTTTTTCTCTCCACATTTCTGTTGCATCATTTAAACAAATCGTAAAAAGTATTGCTGAAATCAAACACCTCATCACTGGTGTTTTATCTGTTCTTCATGGAGATGTATTGCAAGCATTGGAAATGGCTAAGGGTAGAGCTGggtaaactaaaaaaataaatgcctCAAAGAGTTCTATGAGCAATGCCATATTTAATTTACATCTTTCTTACAAACATtgttctatatggaaccacaTAAAACATATAGGTTCATCTTTGGCATTTCTCAAAACATTTTAAGCACCTTTTTGTAGCATGATATTTATTTTGTCACAATAAATGACATAATGTCACAGTATACTTTTGTAATCGTATGGTGGATATTTAAAGTACTTTTAAAAACCTGACCAATTAACCAATTAATCTTGATTAATTAAGTTTAGGTCTGTGCAGGGAGTAAAATATTGAATTAAAGTTATTATAGTTTTAtttgatgtttctttttttgtctgtttcaaCTTGTCAGATGTAAGAAAAACAGAATTTTCTGACACTGTGCATCAGGAAAGTTTCCTAAAACATCATGATGATACAATAATGCTATATTGCTCACCCCGAGCTGAGTGTTTAACATGAACATTACAAAGCATTTTAGTTTTAAAGGTGACAGATGAGAGCCTTTTTCCAGAAGTTTATACAGTTCTATGTGTCTTAAAGAAATGTCTGTGACATGCTTTGGTCTTTAGCACCCTTTTGTCAGCCCTGTTCAGAACAGCAGgtttggctgcctgttctttttaCTTATGTCTCTAGTTTAATTATGCCTATAGTCTTTAACTTATGTTGCATAGTTTTTCTTATGTCTTGTGTGTGCGACTAGCTAGGATGTGTTAGGATGATTAGCAAAGTCAGAATCTCATTGAACAGTGTAACTGCTAGTTTACCATGCTTGTGACAATTTAActtttgaatcttgaatcttgactCTTAACGATAATGAGAAACTGCTCACGTCACTACTCAGATGTGGAGGTTTTCAAATGGGGGGGCGGTATAACTAATAGACAGCTTGTGATATAACGCAGCCTGGTTagactgttccatttgtgtgaccaGTAGACTATTAAGTAAGAGTTTTTTATAggaccaccccccaccccacctcaactgCAGCCTAGACTCTGCTTTCTGACATAGGAAGCCATAATAAACTGACAGCGTTGTCTAATTTGACCTTTTGTGGGTTGGTTGGCCCTCCAGAAAGTAAAGGATGCATCAGTGTTTTCCCATGACATCATAGATGACCATTCGGCTTTGCTGACTAATTATTGCAGATGTAATTCTTATGAATTCTTTATGAATTCAGAATTATGTTGGTATCAGCCGAAAATTGTTAAACCGATGTTTAAAGAGtaacaattaaaaacaatatttaatgcCATGTCTTTATAGGCTACTTGCTAcagtattttattcattttactgcatcaGTAACCTACTACAAACTAATGATAATCCAGGTTTATCTAGTCCAGACCCTAAATTTCCCCAATGGCACACTTGAATCAAGGTACACAGCTGAATGTAGTGTcaggagtcttgcctaaggactctaattggtgtagtgtggtgggcTGGCTCGGCTTAGGGACTCAAACTCTAGTCTATCATGGAGCTACTGGggttgttacccactacgctaCACTAACGGTTTAGTAACTGGATTAGTTCTCTGTTCCTTTAACACTGTTGATGTGTTCTTTACACCTATAGGCCATAGCCAAGACGATGTCAACAGACTGCCGTTGCCACGGCGTCTCTGGATCGTGTGCAGTGAAGACATGCTGGAGGACGATGGCGTCATTTGAGCGTGTGGGGGGCTACCTGAAGGAGCGCTATGAGAACAGCGTGCAGGTGCTGGAGCGCTCCAAGCGCAAGTTCCGCCGCAAAGAGAAGGAGCAGCGGCACTTGGCCATCAGCCGCGAGGAGCTCATCTTCCTCAACAAGTCGCCCAATTACTGCCTAGAGGACCGGCGGCTGGGCGTGGCGGGGACCCGCGGGCGCCGCTGCAACCGCACGTCTGCCGGCCCAGATGGCTGCAACTTGCTGTGCTGCGGCCGAGGCTACAACACTCACGTGGTGCGTCACGTGGAGCGCTGCGAGTGCAAGTTCATCTGGTGTTGCTATGTGCGCTGCCGGCGATGCGAGACCATGAACGATATCCACACATGCAAGTAGAAGGAGGAGATCACAGGGACACAATCAGACTGGAGGAAGAGAAGAGTTCTTTTCTTAAAGCAAAGAAGCATCATGTGTTTCGTTCTTATCAGGGCAGCAAAGAGACAGCCAAGTGACATCTTTTCCTCTGGTGGCTGGATCCTCAGGAAGCTGATGAAGTATTAACTGTTATTACAAGGATGTTCATGTTCAACAGGAGGTGATGACAGACGTGCTACTTCTTAATCAGAGAGAGATGTTCTGATCCTCTTCTGATGAGCAGTCTCTTTCACCGTCTTAGACTGGCTGCGTATACAGACAAGATCATGGACAACATTGCCAAGACAGTTAAATATCTAAGCAGAAGATTCAATCTTTCATTTTTTTGGATTCACTTTGTCATCAGCTCGTGGTTTGGACTGATCTGGACTTCTTAGATCCAGTTTGGAGAAACAAATTCAAATCATAGTCAAATGATGCATTACACCTATTACTAACAGAAACAACCTGAATATTGACACAGTCTTGAACTGAGTTGGTTCAGCTGTCTCATTCTGCAGTGCTCAGTCAGGAAGATAAAGGGAACAGAAATGCCTGTCTTAGCGAACAGATAAAACTGGTGTGAAAAATACTGTTTCATAAAGCAAAGAAATCTAATTGATGTGATTGTccttgttgaccagcatagggtatgttttcatttgagtttgatggttaagctggtctacaagcatgattaACCTAATCAAACTTGACATCCAGTTTGACCAAgattgaccatgctggttgatcagcatgaccagcaagaccaagccggtcgaccagtatgaccaagttgGTCGGCCAGCATGActagcaagaccaagctggtcattgAGCATAACTAGAAAAATCATgatggtcgaccagcatgaccaagctggttgttGAGCATAACTAGAAACATCAAGCTGGTAAACCAGCGTGACCAATTTGGTCGGCCAGCTTGACTAGctagaccaagctggttgactagcataaCCAcgttggtcgaccagcatgaccaaactggtcattGAACATGACTAGCAACACCAAgatggtcgaccagcatgaccaataaGACCAAGCTGGCCATTGAGCATAACTAGAAACactaagctggtcgaccagcaagaccaagctggtcattgAGCATGACTAGCAACACCAAGATGGTcgaccagaatgaccaagctggtcattgAGCATAACTAGAaacaccaagctggtcgaccagcaagACTAAGCTGGTCATTGAGCATGACTAGCAACATCAAGCTGCtcgaccaacatgaccaaggtgatgaaccagcatgaccagaatgaGAAAGCTGATCAACCAGcctgaccagaatgaccaagtTGAtcaaccagcaagaccagcaagactggttgaccagcttttcaaccacattggccatcaaagaccagcttgatcatccaaaaccagctaccagcaaaagctggtctggatttttcagcagggttatCGCTTACCCAaaatgcagtcgatcagccaagatatgTTTGGTATTAGAATGAAAGACTCTATGCTGAcagtgctaacaaacactggacttagacttgTCACCAATTTCATCTTTGCAAATATCCGGCCAATAAGATCTCCCAATCTGTTATTACAAGGATGTTCATGTTCAACAGGAGATGACAGACGTGCTACTTCTTAATCAGAGAGAGATGTTCTGATCCTCTTCTGATGAGCAGTCTCTTTCACCGTCTTAGACTGGCTGCGTATACAGACAAGATCATGGACAACATTGCCAAGACAGTTAAATATCTAAGCAGAAGATTCAATCTTTGAATCATGAAACGCATCTTAATTTCTTTCACACAAAAAAATCGATGTGGTTTAGAATACTGTATGACttcaaaaaaatctgaaatataCATTTCCACAGAGCTGAACGGTGAAACAGCCATTAAGTAACTTGAACCATCCCATGCATTGCAGTGGACAGTAATGAAGTTCTAATTTCAGGCAAAATGTTTAATGAAGGCACATCTattcctttttattattttgtatttgttaACTTGTTTAAGTAGCTTCTGAAGCAAACACACTAATAGGGAATGTATTTACCGTGGTGTGTGTTAGCATCATTAGTCTAGCATCTCCTTTTGTAAATTGAGGAATCACAAATCAGATACccagcatgtcttggctgattgactgcatctgggttAAGTGATCAATCATATTAACTGGATTTACGCTTACCATCCCTTAAGTTCTTTTATCTAAGGTCAGTATTTGAAGAAGGAAGCTTCCCTTTTTTGTCAGTAACCAGCTGCCTACGTATGGAATGTATTCTTACTATCATTTGGCTGCTTTAATTGCTGTTAGCCAAATGATTAGGACGTACTTGGAAAATGCAGCAACTATATGCTTGTTTAAAGTTGTGTATTTGAGGTAATATAGTCAGTGTAAGTGCAGTTCACAAAATGAAGTACCTTTTCCAAAAGCGTAGCtgagaaatgtattttttattattgttattctaACTGTGAACTGAAGTGTTCGTCTTGTACatattaaattatgtatttaGTGTCCAGCATCAGGTGTGATCTGTGATCTGTAATACGTTTCTGATGATGGCTGTCCCCTTTAACCCCTTCACTCACTGAATGTGCTTTGATTCTGCCTTTATGCATTCTTTCTGTCTCTACAAGAAGTAGTGATTTGCTAGAAGTCACAGACTTGTGCCAAATACCACAAGTGCTTTCTCTTAAAACGAACCCTTAAAAGCTAGCGCAAGTGACCCCTTAACACATCCCCGCTCCCTGAGTAAGCAAGAGGACGGCAGTTATTTAGAGCTGAAGCTAAACTGTCACAGGCAGCACACGCATGCATGCTTGTTTGGATAACTGCTCCAAATGAACAGGAGGTTGGTGTCTGTCAGGTCAAGTCTGACTTTTACAGTAACAGAATACTCCTTCACACTGAGCTTATCTCTCATGTCCTGAACACGAAGTTTTTAATT contains:
- the wnt16 gene encoding protein Wnt-16 — its product is MEKSSSWSRLLHLFFLALLSSQPLCCQGSWMWLGITSVGVSEKTGCANLPLSAKQKDVCRRKPYLLASVAEGARLGVSECRTQFRHERWNCSTTREPPGFGNELTSGTKETAFIYAIMAAGLVHAVTRSCSAGNMTECSCDTTLGGSGSPTEGWHWGGCSDDIAYGTWFSRRFIDNMPKNTSSRGDDTLLVMNQHNSEAGRQAIAKTMSTDCRCHGVSGSCAVKTCWRTMASFERVGGYLKERYENSVQVLERSKRKFRRKEKEQRHLAISREELIFLNKSPNYCLEDRRLGVAGTRGRRCNRTSAGPDGCNLLCCGRGYNTHVVRHVERCECKFIWCCYVRCRRCETMNDIHTCK